A single window of Hylaeus volcanicus isolate JK05 chromosome 8, UHH_iyHylVolc1.0_haploid, whole genome shotgun sequence DNA harbors:
- the LOC128881527 gene encoding protein bric-a-brac 2-like, whose translation MAEDAIMSLKWHSFPSHLAISLDTCYEKQQFVDLSLVCKDGTILKCHKMVLANSSSFFRRLLVANDHPHPMIILHDVEADDLKTIVNFMYCGEIQVVQSEVRRLLKLAEILEVTGLRHIQTSVLIGEANNAPPETSRKTTTVSRLKFEETKSLPTKAVSDHESNNRPQNKPTRFISPTRIHKGGIKLPQETIKKSDEGNTNLLSQRLEAGRSGISIVDINDMPSTSRGISNPPPQKRKEHSDPVISWPSILSAISKDKPLSLKKLCIMDEVEITAGKSPVTIRKNQQHDPLDRRKHNANLENNQSMKCAVYIKDEIDITPDMEEDEDMDPLEVEEAENECPENIRSSQMFSYTNIDQTPFNTGTLPEFPPRKGSNG comes from the coding sequence ATGGCCGAAGACGCGATAATGAGTTTAAAGTGGCACAGCTTCCCGTCGCATTTAGCGATTTCCCTTGATACATGCTACGAGAAGCAACAGTTTGTAGATCTATCTTTAGTGTGCAAAGATGGGACAATTTTGAAATGTCACAAAATGGTATTGGCCAATTCGAGCTCGTTCTTTCGGCGTCTGCTCGTAGCCAACGATCATCCCCATCCTATGATCATACTTCACGACGTCGAGGCAGATGACTTAAAGACTATCGTTAACTTTATGTACTGCGGTGAAATACAAGTGGTCCAAAGTGAGGTTAGGCGATTGCTAAAACTTGCTGAGATTCTCGAAGTCACCGGACTAAGGCACATACAGACTTCGGTTTTGATCGGGGAAGCCAACAACGCGCCCCCTGAGACATCTAGAAAAACGACCACGGTGTCCCGtttaaaattcgaagaaacaaaaagtttgCCTACCAAAGCTGTATCTGATCACGAATCCAATAACAGGCCGCAAAATAAACCGACGAGATTTATTTCACCTACTCGTATTCATAAAGGGGGGATCAAACTTCCACAAGAGACTATCAAGAAGAGCGACGAAGGTAATACTAATTTATTAAGTCAGCGATTAGAGGCTGGTAGATCAGGAATCAGTATTGTAGATATCAATGATATGCCAAGTACCAGTAGGGGAATTTCCAACCCACCACCtcagaaaaggaaagaacatTCTGATCCGGTTATCAGTTGGCCCAGCATTTTGTCTGCTATATCCAAGGATAAGCCTTTGTCTTTGAAGAAATTATGTATCATGGACGAAGTTGAAATAACGGCTGGAAAATCACCTGTAACTATTCGAAAGAATCAACAACACGACCCGTTAGATAGGAGAAAACATAATGCTAATTTGGAAAACAATCAAAGTATGAAATGTGCTGTGTACATAAAAGATGAAATAGACATAACTCCTGATATGGAAGAAGACGAAGATATGGATCCCCTTGAAGTTGAAGAGGCTGAGAACGAATGTCCAGAAAATATACGTTCTTCGCAAATGTTTTCATATACAAACATCGATCAGACCCCCTTTAATACAGGGACACTTCCAGAATTTCCACCAAGAAAGGGATCTAatggttaa